The genomic window TGACCGGCGCGACGTCACCTGTAGTCCTCCGGGTTGTATTCCACTGCTTCTTCCTCCGGCAGCGCCTCGGGCCGCTGCACCTCGCTCGCAGGCACCGGCGTCCAGTCCTCGATCTTGACGCGCCCGAAGCGCCCGTCGAGCGTCACCAGCAGCCCGAACCCACGCTCGTCCCGCAACACCCAGCGCAGCGAGTTGCACGTGCCGTCCGGCGCGAAATCCAGGTCCAGGCCCGCCGGCAATTCCACCACCGGCACCAGCTCGATCTCCACCTCGGGAAACTCGAGCCGCTCGTCGATGATCCGGATCGGCGGCGGCCCTTCCGGCAGCAACTGCACGCCCTCGACCCACACGTCTGACAGCAGGATCTGCTGCCGGGCCCAGCCCACCGGCGGCGTGATGTACAGGTGCGGCGCCTTCAGCGCGTCGGCCTGACACAGGACCCGCACGCTCCCGTCCGGACGGGTCCGGATGCGGTAGGTGCGGGTCTCGTTCATCGCCTCGGCCCGGCACATCGCCACCAGGGCCTGCAGCCGCCGGGCGGATTCCTTCACGTGCTCAGCGGTCGCGACATTCCGGAACTCCGGCCACATGAAGGCCGCAACGACCCCGAGCAGTGCGATGACCATCAGGACCTCAAGGAGCGTAAAGCCGTTGTGCACGTTGTGCCGCATCGGAACGCTCCTCACCGCGGGCGTCGCACCCGGCGCGGGGCTCCGGGCTAGTTCTTCGTCCAGTTGCAGATGTCGTCGTCCGTACCGCTTTCACCGTCCGGGCCGTTGCTGGACAGGTCAAAGCTCTCCTTGTTGTAGCTGCCCGGATACTCGTAGTTGTAATCGTTGCCCCATTGATCCTTGAGCCCCTTCGCCTCTTCGATGAACGGACCGCCGCCGGTCTTCCACTTCTTGGCCAGTTCTTCATCGTCCGGCGGCTCGACCAGAGCCAGCAGCCCTTCGTCGGTCGAGGGGTACTTGCCCATCGCCAGGCGATACATCTTGAGCGCGCTGGGTAAGCTGCCGTTCGGCCCGATTGCGGCCTCGGTCAGCCCGATCTTTGCCGTATTGGGTGCGTTGATGAAGCTCGGGACCACGAACGCCGCCAGAAGCCCGATGATGACCACCACCATCAGCACTTCCAAAAGGGTGAAGGCTCGCGCGCGCCGAGCATTGCGTGTGTTGGTTCTCATCAGCTTCTCCGTTTCAGATGCCGCGACCATGCCAGACCACACTCCGATTCCGGGATTACGTTCTCATGCCGGACATCGCCATGCGCAGGATGGGCACCAGCAGCGCGATGGCGATGAAGGCGATCATGCTGCCCATGAACAGCAACAGCGCCGGCTCCAGCAGGCGCATCGTAAAGTCAATCTGCCGCGCTGTCCGCTCCTCCTGCGTGTTGGCAATTTCCACCAATACCTTGTCCAGGCTGTTGCTCTCCTCCGCGACGGCGATCATGTCCACGATGGCCGGCGGGAATACCTTGCTGGCCGCCAGCGGCTTCGCCAGCGATTCACCGCCGCGGACGCTCTCGGCGGCTTCGTCAATCCCCTCCGCCAGCACCGTGTTGCCGGTCGAGTCCTTCGAGATCTTCAGTGACTGCAGGATTGGGATGCCGTTCGCCAGCATCGTGCCGAACACGCGGCAGAAGCGGCAGATCGCCACCATCGTGAAGATTTTGCCGAACCCCGGCAGCTTCAACTGCACGCGTGACCAGTGCGTGCGCCCCGCCGCGCTCTTGAAATATCCGATGATGACGGCGGCGATGACCCCGACCACCGCCACGACCCAGAGTCCGTAGTCGTGGAGCGTATCGCTGACCCCGAAGACAATCTGCGTGGGCAACGGCAGAACCTGGCTGCTCAGCACGCCGCGAATCTTCGGCACGATGAATGCCATGATGAACGACACCGCGCCGATCGCCCCGAACAGCAGCACGCTCGGATAGATCAACGCCCCGATGAACTTGTTCTTCAACGCATCCTGGCGCGCGACAAACTCCGACAGGCGGGCCAGCACATCCTCCAGGAACCCGCCCTTCTCGCCCGCCCGCACCATCGCCGCGTGCAGCTCCGGAAACGCGTGCGGATGCGCGCGCATCGCGTCCGCCAGCGCCTCGCCCCCGGACACGTCGTCGCGCACCTCGCGCAGTACCCGCGCCAGCGCCGCCGAACTAGATTGCTGCGACAACACCTCCAGCGCCCGCAGGATCGGCACACCCGCCCGCAGCAGGTCGGCCAGTTGCTCGTACATCTGCCCGACCTTCGAGAGGCTCACCTTCCGCGCCCGGCCCGTGAACAGCGACCGCTGCTGCGCCTTCTGCTCTTCAACCTCCACCGGCAGCAGCGAACGCTCATCCAGCACGCGCGCCGCCGCCAGCGCACTCTCAGCCAGCAACGTGCCACTGACCTGCTCACCGGCCGCGTTCCGCGCTTTGTACACAAACGTCGGCATGCGTCACGCTCTTCCAACGGCGCACGGCAGCGCCTAACAGGCACCGCCGGCACAGCTTATACCCCCGGGCCACCGCCCGGATGCACGCCGCGGCGGCTCATTCAGTATTATCGGCCAGGCGGCCCGCGGCCACCCGCGCGGTCCACTCGCCTCCGCCCACGCCCGACGCACCACAGACCTTGTGCTGCCGGCGATCGCGGTTAGATTATGCCGCAGACAAGCGTGTGTGAGAAGGCGACAAACTTATCGGACGTGCGAAGCGCGGCGAAACGCGGCACGCCGCCCGGCTTTCCGCCGACAGGACCACTGCCCATGCCAGGCACCAAGGCCGCCCGCGAACCGAAAAAACAGGCCGGTTGGACCGAGCTCGGCCTGAACACCAAGACCCTTGAGGCCGTCCGGCGGGTGGGCTTCGAGACTCCCACCGACATCCAGCGCGAGCTCATCCCCCTTGCCCTCGCCGGCCGCGACTGCCTCGGCCAGGCCCGCACCGGCACCGGCAAAACCGCCGCTTTCGGATTGCCCGTGCTCCAGTTGCTCACGCCCGGCGGCGGCGTGCAGGCGCTGATTCTCGTGCCCACGCGCGAGCTGGCCGTGCAGGTCGATGAGCACATTCGCCTCCTCGCCGGGCCCGGCGGCTTGAAGACCGTCGCGATCCTCGGCGGCCGCGGCATCAAGCAGCAGGTCGCCACGCTGCAGCGCCATCCGGAAATCGCGATCGGCACGCCTGGGCGCGTGCAGGACCTGATGCGCCGCAAGGCCCTCAGCCTCGACCAGGTCAAGCTCGCCGTCCTCGACGAAGTCGACCGCATGCTCGACATTGGCTTTCGCGACGACATCCGCCGCATTCTGCGGGCGATCGAGCACCCGCACCAGACGATCTTCGTCTCGGCGACGCTCGACGAGGAGATCCAAAAGCTCGCCAAGTCGTTCATGCACGACCCGGCGGAGGTCAACGTCTCCCGCGACATGCTGACCGTCGAAGGCGTCGACCAGAGCTTCGTAACCGTGCATCCCGAGGACAAGTTCGCCACGCTGGTCGGGCTGCTGAAGCACGAGGCGCCCACGCTCGCGATCATTTTCACCAACACGAAGCACAAGGCCCGCCGCGTCGCGCAGAGCCTCAAGCGCGAGGGCATCGACTGCCGCGAGATTCACGGTGACCTGGTGCAGGAACGCCGCGAGCGCGTGATGAAGAGCTTCCGCACGCAGAAGACGAAAGTGCTCGTCGCCACGGACCTCGCGTCGCGCGGCCTCGACGTCATGGACATCTCCCACATCGTCAACTATGACATCCCCGCCGACCCCTCGGGCTACGTTCATCGCATCGGCCGCACGGCCCGCATGGGCAAGAGCGGCCGCGCGATCACGTTCGTCACCACCGAGGAGGGCAAATTCCTCACGGAGGTCGAGAAGCTCATCAACAAGGAGCTGCCCTGCTTCGATCCGCCCTGGCTCATCAAGCGCCAGCCCACGCCGACGCAGATCGCCGCGGCGGTCCAGGCTGAAACCGAAGGCCCCGCCGCGCCCGGCCGCTACAGCACCCCGCGGCAGCGCGACGAGGTGCTCGACTCGCTCGGCCTCCGCCCCGTCAAACGCACGCTCGGCAGCCGCTTCCGCAGCCCCCGCAAGTTCCGCCGCTAGCCTGTGGGGTCGGGGAACCGCGAAGCTCTGCTTTACGCCGGGTGACGCCAGACCTCCGCTTTGCGCCGGGGGACGGCAAAGCTCCGCTTTGCCTCAACAAACCAGAGGTTTGTTCTCCCCGCGCGGATGCGCGATTCGAACGCCTAGCCCCGCGCCAGATACGCCAAGACGTCGTCCACCACCGCGTACATCCGCCGCAGCCCGCCCGGCGTCCGCGCCGCGATGTGCGGCGTCACGATGCACCGCGGACACGCGAACAGCGGATGCTCCGGCGGCAGCGGCTCCGGCTCCGTGACGTCCAGCGCCGCGCCCGCCAGGCGCTCCGCCTGCAGCGCCGCCGTCAGCGCCGCAGTATCCACCACCGCCCCGCGCGCCGTATTGATCAGTATCGCCGTCGGACGCAACTGCGCCAGCACCGCCGCATTAATCAGCCCGCGCGTCAGCTCCGTCAGCGGCACGTGCAGCGTGACGATGTCGCTCGCGGCCCAGAGCGTCTCCTTGCTCACCGGCGCCGCCGGAAAATCGAACGGACCGACCGCGACGATATCGTTGTAGATGACCCGCGCGCCGAAACCCGCCGCGCAGGTGCGCGCGACGCGCGACCCGATCCGGCCCATGCCCACGATGCCCACCGTCAGCTCGCGCAGCTCGCACCCGTGCGCACCCGACCGCGCCGCGTGAAACTCCCCGCGCCGGTACGCGTCCGCCAGCCGTCCCGTCGGCCGCAGCAGTTGCAGCATGAAGCTCACGGCCAGGTCGGCGACCGCATCGGTCGAAGCGGCCGGCGTGTTCAGCACGGCAATCCCCAGTTCCGCCGCCGCCGCCACGTCCACGCGATCGACGCCCACGCCGGCCACCCCCACCACGCGCAACCGCCGGCCGGCCTCGAGCAGCCGGCGGCGCACGGGCGTGCTGGTCCGTACCACCAGCGCGTCACAGTCGGCGATCAGTCCGCAGAGCGTGTCTTCGTCGGACACCGGCGCCCGCCGCACCTCGGCACCGGCCGCCAAGCGGGCCTCCGCGTCGGCGTCCAGCGTTTCGACCAGCAACACGCGCGGCCTGGCCGCCATGACGTTCATCTCAGTAGTCCGCCGACGCTCCGCTCTCGGTTCAGTGGTCAAGTGTGTCACGGCTTGAGAGCAGTGGCATGGTAACCCAGCTTGTGATCAGCGCCCGCGCAGCGCTACTGCGCCTGGGCCGGTTGCTGTGCTGGCGGCGGCAGCGGGGCCGGACGCGCGGGCTGGGTGGCCGGACCGCGCGGGGGGGCACCGGCCAGCATGATCGGAATGGCCAGCTCCTTGAACTCCGGCGACGCGTCGTCGGTCTCGATCAGCAGCCGCGTGCCACCCGCCGGAATCGACTCCGCCACCGGCAGCGTAACGCGCAACTGGTACGCGGCGATCGTGGCCTCGGCCGACGGCGGCGCCGACGGCAGCAGTTCCCACTGCACCGGCCCCAGATCGCTTTTCACCCCCAGGATCTTGATTGGCTTGGCCACCTGGTACTGCACCCGGACGATCTGCTGCGTGGGGCTGGCCGCGGCCAACGGAACCAGCAGCTTCATCGGAGTCGTGATGACGCGCGGCTGAATGTTGGCGCTGACATTAATCTGGATGTTCGCCACTTCGGGCAGCGCCGGCTCGAGCGTGATCATCGTGCGGTTAAAGCCCTTCTGCAGCGGCGGCCTGGTCGTCACGGTGAGCTCGTATTCCATCTCCGGCTTGATCTCTTTCAGCTCGGCGTTGAACACGCCCCAGTTCTGGTCCGGCTGCATCTTCAGCGCGAGCGGCTTGCCGTACTTGTTCTCCAGCTTCAGCGTCTTGCTGGCCGAGGAGTCCGCTTCGAGCCCCTCGAACATGACCCGGTCCGACGGCGTGATCGCGTAAATCGCGTTCACCTTGCCCTCGACCGGAATCTCCGCCGCGACCTGCTGCGTACCCGCGACGTAGAGCATGACCTTCTTGTGCGCCTCCCCGGTCCGCCGCGTGTCGTAGCTCACTTCGATCTGGCAGCTCTCGCCCGGTGCCAGCGGCGACTTCGGCTGCGTCGGCACGGTGCAGCCGCAGGTGCTCTTCGCCGACAGACTGATCGCCTCAGGCCCAACGTTCTTGAGCGTGAACTCGCGCTTCGCTACCGCGCCCTGCCAGATCTCGCCGAACTTGAAGTCCGGCGGATCCACCTCCAGCTTGACGTTCGCGACCGGCTGGGTCGCCGGCGGCACGTGCGACGGCGACGGCGCGGGCGGCGGCGGCACCTGCCCCACCGCCACGCTCGTCGCCCAGACGCCCAACGCCACGATCACCAACCGCGGACACCATCGCATGTTCATCGCTCTCACTTTCCCTCGTGTCATCGCCGAATACTCCTCTGACCACGACCGGCACTGCACGCCCGGCAGTACGCCTTGCTAGTACGCAATCCAACGCTCGCTGTTCACTCAGGCCTCCGGCGCCCTGTCCGCCGCGCGGCGGCGCAATTGCCCGCACGCCGCCTCAATGTCCTGCCCGCGGGAGGTCCGAATATGCGCGTTGACGCCGTGCTCGCGCAACGCCGCCTGAAACGCGTAGGCGGATTCGCCGCTGGGGCGCCCGAACGGCAACCCTGGCACGGGATTATACCGCAGGAGGTTCACGTTGCAGCGCAACCGCCGGATCAGCCGGGCCAGTTGGGCCGCGTGCCGGGCCTCCATGTTGACGCCGTCGAGCAGCACGTATTCGAGCGTGATCTCGCGGCCGGTCTGGTCAAAGTAGTCCGCGCACGCATCCAGCAGCTCGGCCAGCGGGACCTTGCCCCACGGCACCAGTTCCTCGCGCAGCGCCTGGTCCGGCGCGTGCAGCGACAGCGCCAGGTTCAGCGGCAGTCCCTCGCGGGCCAACCGGCGAATCTGCTTCGGCAGGCCCACGGTGCTGAGTGTGATCCGGCGGGCCCCAATGCCCAGCCCCCAGGGCGCGTTGAGAATGCGAATGGCCTGCACGACGGCGTCGTAGTTCGCCAGCGGCTCGCCCATGCCCATCAGCACGATATGCGACAGCCGGCCGCTCTCGCCCGCCGCGGGATCGACGTGCGCCGTGATCAGCCCGCGCACGCGCAGCGCCTGCTCGACGATCTCGGCCGCGGTGAGATTCCGCTGCACGCCGGCCAGCCCGCTGGCACAGAACCGACAGCCGACCGGGCAGCCGACCTGCGACGAGAGGCACGCCGTGTGCCGGTCGGCCTCGGGAATCCAGACGGTCTCGATGGCCGCGCCGTCCGGCCAGGTCAGCAGCAGCTTGCGCGTGCCGTCGGCCGCGACCGACTCGGCGGTGATCGCGGAGCGGTAGATATCCGCCTGCGCCTCCAGCGCCGCGCGCAGCTCTTTCGACAGATTGGTCATCTGCGCGAACGTGGTCGTCCCGTGCTGGTAAATCCAGGCGAGCACCTGCTCAGCCCGGTAGCGCGGCTGGCCACTTGCGGTCAGCCACGCCTGGAGCGCAGCCAAGTCATCACCCAGCAGGTGGCGTCGCGTCTCGGCAGGGACCGCCGCGCACGGTACGGCCGGCGGGGTCGTGGTTCGCGGACGGCGGGGCAAGGAGCGGATACCTCATGGCGGGCGGTCCGAGGTCACTGCCCCCGATACCGCCGCGGTCGTGATGCACAATTCGGCGATTATACCACATCGGGCCCGCGCGCCCAAGCCAGCATCGCAGGCCGGATTGCGCGCCCGGATCACGCCCGCTTGCAAGCTTTTGGGCCATTGCCTATGCTCAAGTAGTGGCAGCGCTTGCGTATCAATTTGCCGGGGGCCACGCGCGGCTGGGGCCGCCCACGGCGGCTACGCAGGATGGATTGGGGGATGCGGCGGCATCCGCAGTGCGGGGGGCGCTCGGAGACTCCCTATGAGCATTCGTACTCGTCCTCGGTCTGAGCAGCGCACGGAGAGCAACGTGACCAAAGCCGACCTTGACTGGGCCAACCTGGACTTTGGATACCACAAAACCGATTTCAACATCCGCTACATGTTCCGCAACGGGCAGTGGGACGAGGGCGTGCTCACGCCGGACGAAACCGTGCCGATGCACATCGCCGCGACGTGCCTGCACTATGGCCAGGAGTGCTTCGAGGGACTGAAAGCGTTCGAGACGCGGCGCGGCGAAGTGGTCGCGTTCCGCCCCGATGAGAACGCGGCCCGCATCATCCGCTCGTGTAAGAAGATCCTGATGGAGCCCGTGCCGGCCCCGATGTTCATCGACGCGATCGAGCGCGTCGTCAACGCCAATCGCAAGTACGTCCCGCCCTACGGCACCGGCGCCAGCCTCTACATCCGCCCGCTCGTGATCGGCACCGGCCCGCAGGTCGGCGTGAAACCGGCGACGGAATTCATGTTCCTCGTCCTGGTCACCCCCGTCGGCCCCTATTTCAAGACTGGCTTCAAGCCCGTGGACCTGGTCGTCGAAGAGGAGGTCGATCGTGCCGCCCCGCTCGGCGTCGGCGACGTCAAGGTCGGCGGCAACTACGCGGCCGGCATCCGCGCCACCATGGCCGCCAAGAAACGCGGCTTCACCGAGGTGCTCTACCTCGACGCGAAGGAGAAACACTTCATCGATGAATCCGGGCCGGCGAATTTCTTCGGTATCACGAAAGACGGCCAGTACGTCACGCCCGCCAGCCCGTCGATTCTGCCGTCGATCACGAACAAATCGCTCCTCACTCTCGCCGAGGAGATGGGGATGCGCCCGCAACAGCGGCCCATTCACGTGAACGAGCTGTTCGATTTCGTCGAGGCGGGCTGCTGCGGTACTGCCGCCGTGATCACGCCGGTCGGCACCATCACCTACCGCGACCAGAAGATCGTCTACTCCCAGGACGGCCGCCCCGGCCGGCTCACCACCGAGCTCTACCAGCGCCTGCGGGCCATCCAGCTCGGCGACGCCCCCGACCGCTACGGCTGGGTGCACAAGATTCCGCCGCCCCAGGAATAGCCCCGAAACGCGATTCTCCAACCGCGTCGCCCGCGCCAGCCGTGCCGGTTGCGGGCGACGATCATTTGGCGGCTGATTCTGCCCCGCATATCGCGATTGCTGTCCCGCATTCGGGGCAGCGCCCGCTCACATTGCCAGTCAGGTCATAGCCGCACTTCCGGCAGTGGCCGGGCGGAGTGCGACGCCGATCGACGAACCAGAGCAGTACGGTCGGAATCGCCAGAAAAGCGAATGGCCAGCCGAGTGCAAGATACACAATGTGCAAACCACCCCCCAAATGAGGATCGCTGAAGAAACCGATGTACCCTGGCAGGTAGGCAGCCGCGCGCGACCAACTAGTCGGTGGGGGCCGCCGCTCGACGCGCACGAGAACTATCGCGTGCGTGGGGCCGACAGAAATGTCTGCACTCAAGAGCTTCACGCGAACCTCAGTCCAGCACGAAGCTGCCCAGACCGCGAGTAATCCGACGCACAGACATGCCCCCACCCATTTCAGCCACCGACGCATGCGGAAATGGCCACGCACGTCTACGCCTCCCGCTGGCGAGTTGATCGCCGGATTCGCGTCCACATAGCGCTCATACACGGGCGGAGTACCGAGGTCGCAAACGCGATTGGGGCTCCCGCCAGATTCCGTGGCGCACGCCGTCCGCGTCTACGCGCCGAACCGCGCTTCCGCCAGGCCGATCGCACTGAGCAGGCTCTGGGCCTTGTTCAGCGTCTCCTGGTACTCGCGCTCCGGCACCGAGTCCGCGACAATCCCCGCCCCCGCCTGGATGTACGCCCGCCACGCACCGCCGCCCGGATGCATCACCAGCGTCCGCAGCGCGATGCACGTGTCCATGTTGCCCGCGAAATCGACATAGCCGACCGCGCCGGCGTACGGCCCGCGGCGCGTCGGCTCGCACTCGTCGATGATCTCCAGCGCCCGCACCTTCGGCGCCCCGCTCACCGTTCCCACCGGCAGCGCCGCCCGCAACGCATCGAACGCCGTCCGCCCCTCCGCCAACTCGCCGGTCACCGTGCTGGAAATGTGCATGACGTGGCTGTAGTACTCTACGTCCATCACGGAACTGATGCGCACACTGCCCGGCCGCGCGACGCGGCCCACATCATTGCGCCCCAGGTCCACCAGCATCACGTGCTCGGCCCGCTCCTTCGGGTCCGCCAGCAGCTCCTCCCGCAGCCGGCGGTCCTCCTCGTCGGTCGCGCCCCGGCGACGCGTGCCCGCCAGCGGCCGGTTCATCACGACGCCGTCCTGCACGCGACACATCACCTCCGGGCTCGCGCCGACCAGCGTGACCTCCGGGCTCTTCAAATAGAACATGAACGGCGACGGGTTGATCACGCGCAGGGCGCGGTACACATCCAGCGGGTCTGCGCTCGTCTCCACCAGCAGCCGCTGCGACGGCACGACCTGAAAGATGTCGCCCGCGCGGATGTACTCCTGGCAGCGCTCCACGACGCGCTCGAACTCCGCCTGCGTGAAGTTGCTCGTGTACCGCGTCACCGGTGCGGCCGGCAGCGTCACCTGCACCGGATGCAACGCCGACGGCCGGCCCAGCCGCGCGATGACCTCGTCGATCCGTCGCGCGGCCTCATCATACGCCGTGCGCCGTGCTGCCCCATCCGCGTCCGGCGGGATCGCCGCGTGGGCAACCACCAGCGTCACCTTCCGCACATGGTCGAAAACCACCAGCGTTTCGTAGACATCAAACAGCAGATCGGGCAAACCTCGGTCGTCCGCCGGCGCATGCGGCAGACGCTCGTAATAGCGCACGGTGTCGTACGCCGCATAGCCCACGGCCCCGCCCAGAAAACGCGGCAGACCCGGCAGCACCGGCGTGCGATACTCGCGCAGGTGCTGTTCGAGCACCGCCAGCGGATCGTTGGTCCGCTCGGTCCGCGCGGCCCCGGTCGCGTGGTCTATCCAGCGGACCTCGTCGCGGCGGGTCGCAAATGTCCGCTGCGGATCGACCCCCAGGAACGAATAGCGCGCAACGTTCTCGCCGCCAACCACGCTCTCGAGCAGAAATGCACGCGGCCGATCGACCTGTAAACGCGCGAACGCGCTCACCGGCGTCATCTCGTCGCAGATCAGCGTCGCAACCAGCGGCACGCGATTAAACTGCGTTGCCAGCTCTTCGAAACGCGCACAGGATGGAAACAACTCGGCCATGTCGTCAGTGTAGCACGCAACCCGCCCCCCCTGCGATCACAACGACTCCAGGCGCTCCTTCGCTTCTGCGGCCTCCCACGTGCCCGGGTACTTGTCGATGATTTCCTGCAGGACGCGCCGCGCATCGGTCTTGCGCCCGGTCTTCTGGAACACGCGGGCCTCATTCAACAGCCTCGCCGCCTCCTGATTGTGCGGCAAATCGCTCTTGCCTGTCGCCTGCGGCGTCGCGTCGGCCTTGGCCGACTCCGTACCGGCCGGCTTTGCGGCGACCGGCTCTGACACCGCTTCGCCCGCCGTCGTCTTCGGCCGCATCACCGCATACGCACCCTTCGCTTCCGCCACCGCCGCCCGCAGCGCGTAGACCAACTCCGGCTCGCTCGCCGCCCCCGCGGCGCGCGTGTTGCCCTCGCCGTCGATGACGACCTGGTACGGCGCCGGGTCGACATCAGCCAGTTTCCGCGTCAGCGGCAGCTCACCTTCGGGCAGCCCATAGACCTGCGGCCACTTGTACCCCCACTCCGCCGCCTGCTTGCGCGCCGCCTCGGCCTCCGCCGGCGGGTCCGCGTTGATCCCGACGAACTGCACGTGCGAGTCATCCGCCCACGCGCCGTACAGCTCACGCAACGCCTTGACGTGCTTCTCCTCCGGCGTCGGCTTCAAGCGCCAGAAACCCATGACCAGCACGACGCCACCCCGCCGCTGCAACGCGATCGTCTGCCCATCCGCCGTGTCCACGCTCTCATCGGGCGCCGGCTTGCCCACCAAGGCCAGCCGGCGTTGCCGCAGCGCGATCGCCTTCTCGCCCGCCAGTCCCTTGGACCTCAGCGCCTCCAGCGTCTGCGCCGCAAGCTGCCCGTCACCGGCCGCAATCGCCACCAGCCACGCCGCCCGCAATGTGCCGCGGTCCTCCGGCGCTTCCGCCTGCAAACGCGGCAGCCACTCCAGCGCGGTGCGCACGTCGCCCACCGCCAGTGCCGCCCTGATCGTCACCTGCAGCAACCACCCACGCGGCTCCGCGTCCAGTTTCTCCGGCGACAGGTTCCACGCCTTGAGCTGCGCGCGGGCCGCTTCGCCGTCGGCCGGCGACAGGATTTCATTCGCCTTGTCGAACTTCGCGTGCCATTGCTTCAGTTCTGCCAGAACCTGCGCATCCTGCCCCCACGCGACGCCGGCCAGCAGCAGCCCCGCCAGCCAGGCTGCGCTCGTCGCATGCATGATCCGACTGTTCGTACACATACACGTTCTCCGTAGCCGCCAACGCGGCATCCTACCGTACCGCCGGCGCTTTATCCGGGTGGTATGGGCATCTTGCCCGTCTCCCAAACGGGCGGGACGCCCGTACCACCCGACCAGAGGGTACCGCCCGCAGCCCACTGAAGGGTGCTACTGCGGCGGATCGATCCGTTGCGGGTGATGATCGACGTACCACCGAATCTGCCGGGCGAGGCCGATCAGAATGTCCACCTCGTTGACCGACAGCTCGATCCGCCCGAACAGGTGCCGCAGCGCATACTTCAGATGGTCCGGGTTCTGCCCGTACAGAAACCCCACGCGCTCCAGCGCATCGAACAGGCGCTCGAACATGACCTGCTTCTTCTCGTCCGGCGCCACGCCCGGGTCGATCGTCATCGGCAGCGGCGCCCGCCCCTCGCTGGCCAGCCACGCCTGCCGCAGCTCGTAGCACACGACCGCGACCGCCGCCGCCAGGTTCATCACCGGGTACGTTTCCGCCGCCGGGATCGACACGATGCGGTCGAAATGCAGCAGCTCGCGCGTCTGCAGCCCGTAGTCCTCGCGCCCGAACGCGAACGCCACCGGCCCGCGTGCGGCGGCCTGCACCGCCTCGGGGGCCGCCTCGGCGGGCGGGACGGCGGACTGTCGCCGGTAGAGCCCCAGCTTCGATGAGGTCGCGTAGGAACGCACACACCCCGCCAAGGCCGCGGGAATATCCGCCACGACGCGCGCCGCATGGAGAATCTCGACTCCATGCGTGGCGTACGCGACGGCGACCTCGTCATCGACGGCGCAGCGTGGCGCGACGATCACGAGTTCGGACAGCCCCATGTTGGCCATGGCCCGGCAGGCCGCGCCGATATTGGCCGGTCCGCTGGGCGCAACCAGGACGATCCGCACGTTCGTGAGCATGCGGACATTCTACGGCATCCGGCCGCGCCAGTCCCTGAGCGCACCCAACGCCCCTCTCTCCCAGGGAGGCGGCCGGGGGAGGGTCGGGGGAGGGTCGGGGAGCGCAAAGCTCTGCTTTGCTGACCAGGGGAGTGCAAAGCTCTGCTTTGCTGACCAGGGGAGTGCGAAGCTCCGCTTTGCTTCCGCAAGATCAGGGGAGTGCAAAGCTCTACCTTGCCCCAGCAAACCGGATGTTTGCTCTCCCCGCTCGGGAGGTTTGTCCCCCGCTCAGGAGGTTCGCTTTCTCCCGCGCGACGGCGGCGCACCGCGGTGCTTACGGCGTCAGCAGCGTCACAAACGGATTGATATCGCCGAACGAGGGATAAACGCCATTGCCGTCAATAT from Phycisphaerae bacterium includes these protein-coding regions:
- a CDS encoding redoxin domain-containing protein — translated: MCTNSRIMHATSAAWLAGLLLAGVAWGQDAQVLAELKQWHAKFDKANEILSPADGEAARAQLKAWNLSPEKLDAEPRGWLLQVTIRAALAVGDVRTALEWLPRLQAEAPEDRGTLRAAWLVAIAAGDGQLAAQTLEALRSKGLAGEKAIALRQRRLALVGKPAPDESVDTADGQTIALQRRGGVVLVMGFWRLKPTPEEKHVKALRELYGAWADDSHVQFVGINADPPAEAEAARKQAAEWGYKWPQVYGLPEGELPLTRKLADVDPAPYQVVIDGEGNTRAAGAASEPELVYALRAAVAEAKGAYAVMRPKTTAGEAVSEPVAAKPAGTESAKADATPQATGKSDLPHNQEAARLLNEARVFQKTGRKTDARRVLQEIIDKYPGTWEAAEAKERLESL
- the trpE gene encoding anthranilate synthase component I, which encodes MAELFPSCARFEELATQFNRVPLVATLICDEMTPVSAFARLQVDRPRAFLLESVVGGENVARYSFLGVDPQRTFATRRDEVRWIDHATGAARTERTNDPLAVLEQHLREYRTPVLPGLPRFLGGAVGYAAYDTVRYYERLPHAPADDRGLPDLLFDVYETLVVFDHVRKVTLVVAHAAIPPDADGAARRTAYDEAARRIDEVIARLGRPSALHPVQVTLPAAPVTRYTSNFTQAEFERVVERCQEYIRAGDIFQVVPSQRLLVETSADPLDVYRALRVINPSPFMFYLKSPEVTLVGASPEVMCRVQDGVVMNRPLAGTRRRGATDEEDRRLREELLADPKERAEHVMLVDLGRNDVGRVARPGSVRISSVMDVEYYSHVMHISSTVTGELAEGRTAFDALRAALPVGTVSGAPKVRALEIIDECEPTRRGPYAGAVGYVDFAGNMDTCIALRTLVMHPGGGAWRAYIQAGAGIVADSVPEREYQETLNKAQSLLSAIGLAEARFGA
- a CDS encoding branched-chain amino acid aminotransferase, whose product is MSIRTRPRSEQRTESNVTKADLDWANLDFGYHKTDFNIRYMFRNGQWDEGVLTPDETVPMHIAATCLHYGQECFEGLKAFETRRGEVVAFRPDENAARIIRSCKKILMEPVPAPMFIDAIERVVNANRKYVPPYGTGASLYIRPLVIGTGPQVGVKPATEFMFLVLVTPVGPYFKTGFKPVDLVVEEEVDRAAPLGVGDVKVGGNYAAGIRATMAAKKRGFTEVLYLDAKEKHFIDESGPANFFGITKDGQYVTPASPSILPSITNKSLLTLAEEMGMRPQQRPIHVNELFDFVEAGCCGTAAVITPVGTITYRDQKIVYSQDGRPGRLTTELYQRLRAIQLGDAPDRYGWVHKIPPPQE
- a CDS encoding RNA methyltransferase — encoded protein: MLTNVRIVLVAPSGPANIGAACRAMANMGLSELVIVAPRCAVDDEVAVAYATHGVEILHAARVVADIPAALAGCVRSYATSSKLGLYRRQSAVPPAEAAPEAVQAAARGPVAFAFGREDYGLQTRELLHFDRIVSIPAAETYPVMNLAAAVAVVCYELRQAWLASEGRAPLPMTIDPGVAPDEKKQVMFERLFDALERVGFLYGQNPDHLKYALRHLFGRIELSVNEVDILIGLARQIRWYVDHHPQRIDPPQ